CCTCGCGAGCAACTTTTCCAAGTATTTTTGCAGAAAGTGTGGGAATGACTGTAATGGAAATAATCAGGCTCAATACAACAGCGCTGCTGACGGCTATCGCAATATCACGAAACAGTTGGCCGGCTTCCTCCTCTATAAAGATGATTGGGAAAAAAACAGCAACAGTGGTCAGAGTGCTTGCTAGAACAGCCCCCCACACTTCAATCGTGCCGTCATAGGCAGCCTGTACGCGGGGTTTGCCCATCTCTCTGTGGCGAAATATATTTTCAAAAACCACGATTGAGTTATCAACTACCATTCCAACAGCAAAACTCAAACCAGCCAGGCTGACCACATTAATATTTCTTCCAAAAAGTGTCATGATGAGAAAAGTCCCTATCACGCTTATCGGGATAGCAATCGACACAATAACGGTGCTGGCAAAACTTCTCAAAAACAACAGAAGAACGATAATCGCAAGGCCGCCGCCTAAAAAAATATTCTTCTTTACTATATTGATGGCGCTGTAGATATAGCCTGTTTCGTCGTATGCCTGAACAATCCCAAGCCCTCTTTCTTTTAATATGCCGGCATTCAGATCCTTGAGAACTTCCTTAATCTTTTCCATTACAATCAGGACATTGGAACCTGGTTCACGAACAGCGTTCATGACTATGGTAGGAACGCCTTCATGCCTTACAACCACGTCCATATCTTTATAACCGAGCTGTACTCCGGCAATATCGCCAACAGCCACAGGAATACCATTTACCCTTTTTATTATGACTTTTGAGACATCCTCAATGCTTTTATACTCTCCGACCGTACGGGCGATATACCGCCGTTTGCCCTCATCAAAGTTTCCGGCGCTGATATTATTATTTTCTATATCCAGGGCTCGCATTAGCTCCGGAATAGTTATTTTACGCGCAGCAAGCGCTTCCGGATCAACAATTACCTGAAGCTCCTGCTCCAGCCCTCCATAAATATTGGCAGATGCCACTCCGGAAATCCTCTCAAGGCGGGGCTTTACATGCTTGTCGATAAAATCGTATTCCTGTTTTAATGACCCTTTATATCCATCAAGAGAGCGCAGGATCATCCACGCTATGGCATTTTCATGTCTTCCTCCCGACTTTATTAAGGGCTTTTCAGCATTGTCCGGATATTTCTTTACCTGATCCAGCTTGTTGGATACCTTGAGCAAGGCTTCATCCGTATCCGTACCTATCTCGAACATAAGGTTAATATAAGCCATGCCGTCACGGCTTTCGCTTTTTATCTCATCGAGCCCCTCTAAGTTTTTGAGCTCTTCTTCCTGAACATCGACGATCTCACGCTCAACTTCCAGAGGACTGGCGCCGTTCCATTTGGTTTCAACGGAAATCTCGGGAAGATCAACATTGGGTGTCAGTTGAATAGGTATTCTGAAAAGTGAAATAAGACCGAAGAGTACGAGAAATATTACTCCTACAGTAACGGTGACAGGTTTTTTTATGGCAGTATCTATCAGTTTCATGGTTTTATACAGGGATTACTCAATCCTTACGTTCTGACCAGGCCTGAGGCGTTCATTTCCGCGTATCACAACCTGATCTCCGGGTTTTAAATCCCCTTGAACGCCCGCATTTCCATCATAATAGCCGATGACTTTTACATATACAGGCATGGCTTTTCCCTCTGTTACAGAAAAAATCAGCCTCTTGTTTCCCTCGACAACCACCGCATCTTTTGGTATAAGCAGAACGCTTTCCAGGCCCGGCAGGTTAAAGGTAACTATTGCCTCCATCCCGCTTTTGATCTTAACATCCGGATTTGGAAGATTTATCCTTACAGGAAAGGTCCTGGAATTTTGGTCCCCTTGAGGAAGCACTGCATAGATCCTGCCCCAAAGAGGATCGTTTGAGATGCTTTTTACAATTATACCGACCTTGCTTTGAGGAGAAAGCATAACCGCATAACGCTCAGGCACATCCACACTTATACGAATTTGGTTAAGATCAAGCATGGTAACTACAGGTCCGCCGAAATTAATCCATTCACCAATCTGGGCATATTCCTTGACAATAAAGCCTGAAAAAGGAGCAAAAACCTCTTTTTGTTTTATCTCATAACAAAGACGCTCTACTTCTGCCTTGGTTTGCAAAAATTCCTGCAAAATGCTGTTATGATTATATAGAGCCTCATCATATTGCCTTGCAGCGATACTGTCTGCATCTTTAAGTCTGCTAAACCTTGCAAGCTCCTTTTCGGCATTTTGAAGGTTTGCTCTGATCTTCTCTCTTGCAGCCATAGCGCCTTTAAGACGAATTTCCGAATCTGTAGATCTTAACCTTGCAAGCAGTTGTCCCTTTTTGACAAAATCACCCTCTTTTACAGGATAATACTCCACAACGCCGGATACTTCCGCAGCAACAGTACTGCCGGCTATCGCTTCTGTAGTTCCCACTAAAGATATCTGCTCTGAAACCATCTTTTTCTGCACAACGGCAACCTGAACCGGAACAGGCGATGAGATTTTATTTTCTCCGGTATCGCCGGCCAGGGCAGTTGAATACGAAATAAGCAGTGTCGACCATAAGAGCAATAAGAATTTAAAAGAAGAAAACTTAAAATTCACTTTTAGCATTAACCACCTCCGGTTGCTGCGATAGCCGCAAGGCTTTTATCAGTTCTTTCATATCCTGCGGGACAGGCGCCTCAAAGGACATACTGATTTTTGTAACAGGATGAGTGAATTCAATTTGCCATGCATGAAGCATTTGTCTTGGAGCTTTAATGTTTTTCAATGTTTTGCGACCACAATAAACGGAATCGCCCAAAACAGGATGGTTGATTGCATTGCAATGAACTCGAATCTGGTGTGTGCGTCCTGTTTTTAAATTAATCTCAAGCAATGTTGCCTTACAAAAACGCTCCATGACCTTCCATGATGTTTCGGCGGAACGCGTTTTTCGACTTATTGTTGACATCTTCTTCCTGTTAATGGGATGTCTGCCGATCGGAAGTGAAATTGCGCCTGAATCAGATCCTGTTTTGCCGCGAACAATTGCCAGGTACCTTTTTTTAATCTTTCTTGATTTAAATTGCAATGCCAGATTATTATGAGCGACCTCGTTTTTTGCGACAACCAGTACCCCTGATGTATTCTTGTCAAGCCTGTGTACAATTCCATGCCTTAGTTTTTCTCCCATCTCTTTAAGGCCGGGGCAATGATAAAGAAGTCCATTTACCAGAGTTCCTCTATGGTGGCCGGGCGCTGGATGAACAACGAGTCCGGGCTGCTTGTTAATCACCACAAGATGCTCATCTTCATATATAATATCGATTTCAACAGGTTCGGGTTCAAACAAAACCGGTTTGGGAGACGGAATAAGACCGCATATTTCATCACCTTCCCTTACATGGTATCCCGGCTTTTTTAGCGTTCCATGAACAAGTATCTTCCCATTGCGGATCAAATTTGCAGAAAAAGAGCGTGAACAATCGGAAATGCAGGATGCAACAACCATATCAAGCCGTTTGCCGGCATCGTGTTCATTAACAAGGATTGTAAAGCATTTCTGCCTGGGGTGATTATGAGGGGAATATTTATTCTGGCTCATCAAATAGAGACTCTATCTTTGACATCATAGTCTCTTCGTTAGTGTTTGCGGCGATCGAAAGTTCACTTACCAGCAGGTTTGTTGCGGTATCAAAAAGCTTGCGTTCCCCAAAGGACAGATCTTTTGTTATTTTAATAAAATAAAGATCTCTAAACACTTCCGCCACGTCATAAATAGATCCGGTTTTAATTTTGTCCATATACTCCCTGTATCGCCGGTTCCAGGTCTGGTTGTTAATCAGCGAGTCTTGATTCCGCCTAATAACATCATATACCTTTGAAATTTCATGTTTACTGATAATATCTCTTAACCTGACGGATTCTACATTCCAGGTAGGGATCATGATAAGCATATTGTTTTCAACCACCTTCATGATGTAGAAATCATGTGTTTCATCGTTTACCACTCTGCTTTCGATTGCTTCAATACGGCCGACTCCGTGTGCAGGGTAAACCGCAAGGTCACCAACTTTAAATTTGCGAACTTTCTTGTCTTTTATGTCATCTATTTTTTTTTGCATTTTCTCGTATCTTTGATACATTAATATTTTTGTCTTATATATAACATTGATCAATTTAATAATCAACAAAGAAAGGATCGACGTTTTAAACTCCGACACTTATATTTATTTTAAATCAAGCAAGATTTTTTTGTTGTTAAAACAGTTCATTGCATGTTTTATACCTTTGCAAAGGATCGTTATTATTGCATCCTGAGCTTTTGTGATTACCTGATCCAGATTCTTTTTTTCATTATAACTGAATTCACTTAGGACGTAATCGGTAATATCAATATCCTTTCTCGAAAATACGGCGCTGCGTCCAATGCCGATACGAAGACGTGGAAAATCGTTGGACCCTAAAAATTCAATTAATGACTCTACGCCGTTGTGCCCCCCTGACCCTCCTTTTTCTTTTATTCGCAATGTCCCAAAGGCAAGGTCAATATCGTCATGAACAACCAGAATATCCTTACAGGAAATCTTAAAATATTCTTTTATTTTATGAATAGGGGGGCCGCTTCTGTTCATAAAGCCCATGGGCTTAGCGAGGATAACATCGAGGTCTTCAATAATGCCGCGGCCAAGCAGTGAATCAAACTTTTTTTTGCCGACCGGGATAGAAAAGGAATCCGCAATCTTATCAAGAACCATAAATCCGGAATTATGACGGGTCGCTGCATATGTTTTGCCCGGATTTCCCAGCCCGACTACAAGGAATACTTTCTTTTGGGGCATGTTTAACTTTCAGCCTTAGATACCTCTTTTTCGGCAGCAGCCTTTTCAGCTTCGATTTCTTGTTCGGCTTCTTCAGGCACAGCTTCTTCTACAGCCTTTGGACTGATTATTGTTAGTACTGTAAAATTAACATCTGCAGGGATCTCAATGTTATCTTTCAGAGGAATACTTTTAACATGCACGGAATCACCAATATCAAGGTCGGTAATATCGATTTCAAAGGATTTTGGAATTTCCAATGGCAGGCATAATACCTCCAGTTCACGTCTTATGATCTGCAACATGCCTCCCAGCTCAACACCCTTTGATTTTCCCTTGGTTACAACAGGTACCCTGACCTTTATCTTGCGATTCATATCAATTTCATAAAAATCCACATGAAGAATATTCCGTCCAGCAGGATGCCTTTGCAATTCCTTGATAATGGCTGGTTTGGTGTATGTTTCATGGTCTTGAACTACAAGATTTAATAGAGCCTGATTGTTCCTGGTTTTTTTGAGAGCCAGTTCAAGATCGTTAAGATAAACTGAAAGCAAGACGCTTTTTTGACCGCGGCCATAAAGCACCGCAGGTATCTGTTTTTGGCGCCGAAGAGCGCGGGCCTGGCTATTTCCGACAGATGTCCTGATATTTGTTTTAAGTTCAATTAATTCCAAAAAAACCTCCTTAAAAATCAGTAGTTATTATACAAAAAGAGAGTTAACCGAATCACCTTTATAGCTTCGAATTATCGCTTCTCCAAATAATTGTGAAATAGAAAGCACCTTTATTTTATTACATGCCTTAGCCTTGTCGTTTAATGGTATTGTATCTGTCACAATAAGGCTTTTTAAAGCAGATTTCATGATCCGGTCGATTGCAGGACCGGATAGCACCGCATGTGAGCAGCAGGCGTGGATCTCATTTGCTCCGTTTTCAGCAATAGCATCCGCTGCCTCGGTTAAGGTGCCTGACGTGTCAACCATATCGTCAAGAATAATTGCCGTCTTTTTAGCGACATCTCCTATTACTGCCATGGCCCTGGCTTTATTGGGAGCCTCTCTGCGCTTATCAATGACGGCAAGATCGGCATGCAGGCGTTTTGCAAACGCTCTCGCCCTTTCAGCCCCACCCGCGTCCGGAGAAACAATGACAAGATTATTTTTAAAATTGGCTTTAATATAATCAAGAATAACAGGGGCGGCAAAAAGATTATCCACAGGAATGTTGAAAAAACCCTGGATCTGAACAGCGTGTAAATCCATTGTAATTATCCTGTTTGTACCGGCAACCGTCAAAA
The window above is part of the Anaerolineae bacterium genome. Proteins encoded here:
- a CDS encoding efflux RND transporter periplasmic adaptor subunit, producing MLKVNFKFSSFKFLLLLWSTLLISYSTALAGDTGENKISSPVPVQVAVVQKKMVSEQISLVGTTEAIAGSTVAAEVSGVVEYYPVKEGDFVKKGQLLARLRSTDSEIRLKGAMAAREKIRANLQNAEKELARFSRLKDADSIAARQYDEALYNHNSILQEFLQTKAEVERLCYEIKQKEVFAPFSGFIVKEYAQIGEWINFGGPVVTMLDLNQIRISVDVPERYAVMLSPQSKVGIIVKSISNDPLWGRIYAVLPQGDQNSRTFPVRINLPNPDVKIKSGMEAIVTFNLPGLESVLLIPKDAVVVEGNKRLIFSVTEGKAMPVYVKVIGYYDGNAGVQGDLKPGDQVVIRGNERLRPGQNVRIE
- a CDS encoding RluA family pseudouridine synthase codes for the protein MSQNKYSPHNHPRQKCFTILVNEHDAGKRLDMVVASCISDCSRSFSANLIRNGKILVHGTLKKPGYHVREGDEICGLIPSPKPVLFEPEPVEIDIIYEDEHLVVINKQPGLVVHPAPGHHRGTLVNGLLYHCPGLKEMGEKLRHGIVHRLDKNTSGVLVVAKNEVAHNNLALQFKSRKIKKRYLAIVRGKTGSDSGAISLPIGRHPINRKKMSTISRKTRSAETSWKVMERFCKATLLEINLKTGRTHQIRVHCNAINHPVLGDSVYCGRKTLKNIKAPRQMLHAWQIEFTHPVTKISMSFEAPVPQDMKELIKALRLSQQPEVVNAKSEF
- a CDS encoding CarD family transcriptional regulator, with protein sequence MQKKIDDIKDKKVRKFKVGDLAVYPAHGVGRIEAIESRVVNDETHDFYIMKVVENNMLIMIPTWNVESVRLRDIISKHEISKVYDVIRRNQDSLINNQTWNRRYREYMDKIKTGSIYDVAEVFRDLYFIKITKDLSFGERKLFDTATNLLVSELSIAANTNEETMMSKIESLFDEPE
- the pth gene encoding aminoacyl-tRNA hydrolase, whose translation is MPQKKVFLVVGLGNPGKTYAATRHNSGFMVLDKIADSFSIPVGKKKFDSLLGRGIIEDLDVILAKPMGFMNRSGPPIHKIKEYFKISCKDILVVHDDIDLAFGTLRIKEKGGSGGHNGVESLIEFLGSNDFPRLRIGIGRSAVFSRKDIDITDYVLSEFSYNEKKNLDQVITKAQDAIITILCKGIKHAMNCFNNKKILLDLK
- a CDS encoding 50S ribosomal protein L25, whose amino-acid sequence is MELIELKTNIRTSVGNSQARALRRQKQIPAVLYGRGQKSVLLSVYLNDLELALKKTRNNQALLNLVVQDHETYTKPAIIKELQRHPAGRNILHVDFYEIDMNRKIKVRVPVVTKGKSKGVELGGMLQIIRRELEVLCLPLEIPKSFEIDITDLDIGDSVHVKSIPLKDNIEIPADVNFTVLTIISPKAVEEAVPEEAEQEIEAEKAAAEKEVSKAES
- a CDS encoding ribose-phosphate pyrophosphokinase, which codes for MKDFALFTGNSNPALARKICDYLNVPLGGAKVSRFSDGEIQIEVDENVRSKDVFLIQSTCSPVNDNLVEMLLMIDAFKRSSAKRITAVIPYYGYARQDKKVAPRVPISAKLVADLLTVAGTNRIITMDLHAVQIQGFFNIPVDNLFAAPVILDYIKANFKNNLVIVSPDAGGAERARAFAKRLHADLAVIDKRREAPNKARAMAVIGDVAKKTAIILDDMVDTSGTLTEAADAIAENGANEIHACCSHAVLSGPAIDRIMKSALKSLIVTDTIPLNDKAKACNKIKVLSISQLFGEAIIRSYKGDSVNSLFV